GGGGAAATAATGTTTGAATAATGGTGAACCAAAGTTGTTCGGAAGAAATGTTTGTGTCGTCATCTGTGGACCCAAAACCGGGCCTTCTGTATGTAATGTTGGCCACAGATCATATTCAGTGATCAGGAATTTGTTTTACAACTATTCATGAGCAGCATGCGTTTCAtgtgagtagcaaaatgtcttccGACTTAATTTTACCGTaattttgggaaataattccaCCCGTGTGAGACTAGATCATTTCAAATATCTTAGTTTATATGCAGGTTTCCTATCTAGTTTAATGGCATACTCTGTACATGGACTACTTGGCAGATTTGCAATTTGAACTTTTCACGGTTGTGTGTGGAATATGTGAGAATGACCTAAATTGTTGGAGCCGATTCCTTTTCTCTGCGGTACGtcgattgtaaacaagttgAAGGTCGTTCTATGATTGTATAGGCGCAATTTTGGGACAGCGCAATTTAAAcgtgatatccacaacattttagcagaCTTAGCAGGAGGAATACTTTTGTTTACGTTTGCGTTCTAATATTGCATGAATGGAAACTACGAAGTGCTATACTGTTGGTTTTTGCAATGAGGCAAAGTTGATCCCTAGTAATTAGTACAACGACATATTGCATACAATATGTTCGTGACAGTGTTTCCAAGCAAAACAGGAGATGGGAGGAAGGAAATGAAACCCGATGTGTCTGCTTTGTCTTAATTTTTtgcacaaacaaatggataaaccgctcaaaaatattgtcattcaaaacaaatttctcagcGTTGCTGCTCTGGTTGATTACTTGCTGGTAGCAAAGGATACTCAGCCATGTTTTTGCGGGTGTGCTGGTGTGTGCGCgcgcgtctgtgacacttgcgtGGGTCCGCGATATCTCCAAACGGAGtcatggatatttgtcatactttctatgtagatgtattatagtaAGAAGTTGTCCTCCATCTTTCTTGGcactgaccttatgaatattaatgaggtaattggatcaaacgtaaaaatctttacattaCTATAACTCCGAAACCGTGATTCTGACTTTAGATAAACTTTGGATATTGTTGTTGGTTAATAACTAGCCCATGTAGGCCCAGATTTACATTTCCAcataaaatgcattttgggacacattcttttgGCCCTAGTTTGTGggccccaatatttttgggaccatttaggcCCACcttttctttacattgcaataactccgcaacAGTAAGTCGAATTGTAGCCAAACCtagaatacagttgttggttaatagctcgTACATTAAGGCCACCTTGGCCCAACAAAATCCGGGCCCGTTTTTGGGCCGGGTggcccaaattttatttccacatcAAAAGCATGTTGAGGCACATTGTTTGGGCCCAAATACTTGTAGGACCACTTGGGCCCACATTTTGGAGGGtccaatttttttgggaaacTATATTTTGAGCTACTTTGAGTCAAATATTTTGCAACCTTTTAGGCTCAAAATATAATCGCgacccaattttttgggagGTGCCAAATTTTTAATTTGCAATAACTCAACAACCTTAAATAAGACTGTAACCAAACTTAGAATGCAGTTGTTAGTTGATAGCTGTTATCAGTGGGCATAAATATTTTGCTATTGATTGATGACATAAAACACTTTAAGAATCCACTTAGCAAGCTACAGTAGCGCCTATTGATTTCTTCTTTATCAATCGTTCCATATCGTTTGGAGTGTAATTATACCacttggagtgttagctcagtggttaacgccggtgcctttcaatcatagggtccccggttcgagtcactcccagattaatgtatgtcgtccagttacagagttgttgacaattaacaattcataattatggacgttaaatatgagagactgacttcggtcagcttgcggctttgataagcctatgaggcttcttcgcgagttcctgcttacaggaggatctaatatacatacatacacacatacatacatacatatggtGTGTATCGTAATAGTCCACGCAAAAAGAAGAATTTGagtgatattaatatttcaatagcTGTTCCGGCTTTCAGGATATTCAATGTTAATGTGTACTATATCTCCGGATGCTTCTTACTTAAGTGTTAAATTGATGATGGCGAGTCCCGCGTATTACGGGACTGAATGTTCGGAACCAAATAATTTTCCTTTAACTTTATGTAAACGAGGGAGAATTCTTGGAAAACTTTCAATACCACTTTTGctggaaaacaaaatgaaatgaagtatCATGGTTGCCTTTGTACTGTTTGatctgatgacatcacaaatatATATTGACGTATCGACAAAGTGTCATCAGATTCTTTAATACAATGAAACTGAGGCGTCTTGTAATTGACCTTAGTGATTATCTGTGTTATTGCATGCTAAAGGAGCTATATGGCACAAGGCTGTTTTATAAAAATCCGATTtaaacccaccccccccccaatacacCGTTACACTTAATTATGGAAGAAATTAACCCCTTAAACAGAATATAAGATTTAAAAGGAACGTATTTGATATTGACTAAAACTTCAATTCAACAATTATACTTacaaaacgaaagaaaaacatGAGATGAAATTAAAAGAGAAGTGTGTGTACACAATCCATGTAACATTTTGGCTACACGAGTACGTTCCGTGTTTAACTTGAAGAGCCCCCTCTATTTGCTTCCGGACGGTACACATGTCATAGCCATCACTCCGTGCTTATAATTGATAATAGTTTATTCAACGTAtttctataaatatttaaacaacattcaaaaaaatattaacgTAATCACTTATTCAACCTTTTAAATTTGTCGGCATGTTATAAACGTTCTCGCGGTCTTCCAGAAATTCCCCCTTTTGGtcatgttatttttttcattttacagaGTAGCCTATGAAGTAATTATTTTTGGCGAAAACTCCTtaggtcaatatatatatacaaatactaTTCAAAATACCTTAACAACTTCAAACACCTAAATGTGCAttacaaagttgaagttagcattTACGCTTGATATTTTTGTAATAGTTTTTCGACACTcttattattttggacattctcgtataatttttcgacactcttatattattttggcaTGCTTAAATTATTTATGGACATATTTATATTAgttttgacatgttgatataaatttggacatacTCCTTTTATTTgtgacatgcttatattatgtTTGGGACATTTTGCACCAAATGGCGTGAATTCAAACGTCAACATGTTCTCTACAAATATGATattagcagttacattcgacatgttcatctaatttttcgacactctaatattattttggacatgctcattttatttttggacatacttatattagtttcgacatACCTATATAAACTTGGACATACTCCTATTTGGAgatgcttatattgttttggacatttaCACGTATGGCGTTCCGTACTACGACCAGTGTAAAAGTAAATTTGTCGGAACATTCTCCGACTTTTTGAAGTACGATTACTATATGGTTACAAATTGAGTGGCTGTCGTCATAATTGGAAGAGCCCCCTCAATTCGATTTGAAGACTACACGCATCACGCGAGAATCTTTACATagttttctgaaatatttattgATAGAATTGATAAGCgaatattgaaagaaatatttttccagcaattttTAGCAATATCCGTCAATAtaaatttcacaatttattcAATAAGAATACTTTGTCGGAACATTTTTAGGTTGTTATCAATTTGCTCTCGTAGGCTGATACGTGAAGGTTAAGGATTATGGAAACTGGTCCGGTAAAGTGCCCAAAAGTATACTCATAAGTCTACTTAAATGGTAACATATAACATCTTGTTGTTTGAGGGTGAAGATACGACCCGCCTAAATGTGAAtctttcagaaatttctctgcCGTTTTAAGTAGAAATACtacaataaaaaacattaaGCATGTTTATGGGTCATCTCAAACCAATGTTATTGTTAACAGTCTTGTTGGCATTGACAGGATAATACGTCGAGTCCGTTTATCTTGCTCTTAATTGTTAACATTTGTTCAGCGTGAATTAATGTTGGTTCCATATATTAAGGGATAAACCACAGTCGGTTTTTCATATTGTATTATCTTTTCGTTGTAGTATTTGGAATCCTTAAGTTAACACAAAGTTATGATATATTAGAAAATATTCTAGTCACATTTTAGATGCTCTGATTGTAGGAAAGAGCGGATGGGATGCTGTCAATGAAATATGCGGGTATTAGAGACTTTGCTATAATTTTTCCACTCTTTTAGCCTTTCTTTAGTTGATGTTTTCTAAAAAATATCTTTTCTCTATTAACTAAGACTCAAGGTTTACTCCTATACTTCCTACTTAGAAATTGCTTGAATTTATACATGAATCGAAACATGGAGTTCAGAGAAATTACAATGTTTCAAACGATACCAGAAATTCGGTGACGaaaatgtgttttatatataaacgCCAGTTCTTTGAGTAATTTAAAGACTCCACTGTATGTTGTTTAATATAAGGTAGTGGAGTTGGAATACAAAGGCCACTGTCATACCGTGTCCCCCACCTCCGCCCTCCCATTTCTGTGAAATTCTTGAAAACGGCACTCTCCTTTAAATTTGTAAGTCTCAATGGGTTTTATTGCGGAATATCTCTcatattggttatatttttaaCACAGTAGTTAAGTTTTAAATATATGCTGAACTGGAAGGTGATTGGTGGGGATGATCAGGTGTTTATCGCACTTAACTAGTAATTCGGAGAAGGAAGGATTCTACATTTGGGACAATCAAGCAGATGACAAAATGAGTAAAAGCTACATCATATTCTTACATAAAGATGAGTGAGGGAACAAGAAGGTTAAGTAGACTAATGACAAAGTTAGTGAGACTGGTTGAGTTTAAACCTTAAAAAATAACTCATTAAAGGAGTCGCCAGGAACCATGCTTATATGATCAACTTCGTGTGAATGTAAACGCTGATTTAGTTATCGAACGCTGATAAATGACCTAATGGAGCCAGTGTAAGGAAGGTGATTCGAGAATAAGGAGGGAACTGTAAGGATGGTTTCGGTTGGTTGTGTTTTTCTGAATACAACAGTGGGTTTTACTCAGGAGTCCACTGGCATAACTGAATATAAGACATACTAACTCAGTAGCTCAGAAAGCATATCGAAACGTATATGATGTTGTGCCTATGTTGCCATTTGCTTCTATACAACATAATGGcaactttgaagaaaacaaattactaaCCAGCATACTGGTGCTATGTTTTCATATACTTTCATCgtattttatttgatatcattttcgGTGCCATTATTAAAGATGGCATTTTAACAAATACATTCCAAGTTTACTGCAATTATCATAAGTATAGTTCACCATCATTTGGTATTGTCCCTTAAAACATATTCATGTCTTGGAAGTACACAGACTTTGTCAAACTTTGATATGTACTTTCATAGTTAACATATGTTAGTATATCGACAAAAGTTTCCTATCCTTTTATTCTGAAGACCCTGACTAACTATTTTGATCATTGAACAGAAcgaattttcattgttgttgtcgTTATTCCGCAATCAGAGCCGTGAAGATTCTTCCAGAAGATACCGCGGTAATCGTTGTGCGAGTAGTCACCGTTGAAATTGGAATAGCCACATGAATAGAAAGTTGTCTCATATGCcgggtttttgtttttgcagcaTCTATAATTGTCACTACCGCTACAGCCATAGCAATCTGTGCATTTATGTATACGACGATCATCATaacaataatagtaatagtaataacaataataagtaCAGTATTCGTAGCAGCCACAGTCAGAGTACTCGTATCCACCTGTAGCTATGCGGTTACTGAATGAGTAGCAGTTGCTGGTAGAGCCCGTATTACTATCATCTGgataccaccagccacctcgATGTTTTTCTGCGCAGTCGAAGGTACTCGATCCATCATTGTCTTGATCGTGCGTACTAAATCGATGCCCTGAATTTGCTCCCATTGCGTTATTACCTGGATAGAAATAAGCAAATACTTAATGAAGTTAaattttgtcaagtcttcttatTTGCATACTGGACGTTATTAAACTACCATGGGTTAGTTTTCTGTAATTTTCGGTTGTTAGTGCGTTTGTTGTTGTGTTAGTTCATGTTTGGGCTTGACTATTATTTTAGGTTCATATAGAAGCTCTTGAGCTTTCTTTTCGCAGTTTACTAATTGAAGATAGGTGTCAATTTTTCCAGTTTTTCTGGAGAGGTTCCAATGTTGACAATTTGTCTGGGAACCTTAGTTCATACATCGTTCATTATTAACTAATACATATTTGGGATAAATAGTTAACTTTATGATACTCTTTCACTTTTGCGAcgaatattatataataaagcGTTTTAAAGGGACATGTGAGATGAGTAGAAATGTTAACAGCTAATAACTCAAGTTCTGCTAAATAAAAAGCATAGTTTTGATTGTTCAATTACTAGATTTCCAAATAAGAGGGAAAATATGTAAAGTGTTGGATCTTCTCATCTTTGTCACTACCATCTTTTGTGAAACGTTCTTATCTTTCATCTGACGTGTTAACATCCATTTGATAATGACAAAAAATTATTTAACTATATTCTGattatacattcatacatataaGAAATAAGGCGGGTAATGCTATTTGGAAATGTAACACGTACGATTTTCTCAACTGATCTCTTACAAAAACTTCCGaattatttgatatgttctattataattttaatatgatagGCCTCTTAATAATTCCATAAACGAATATTCAATGGTCTAATGAAAGttaatttgtttctcttttgaaaacgGTTAAGTCATATTTAATGAAATTTCTAAGGTTTCCAGATTAGTTATTAAGCCTTTTCTTTTCTAAGATTGAAAAAGTCTGAATGCTGAAGCGAGAAATTAGACGCAAAACTATATAGGAATTTAGTTGATAAGATATATTATGATGTTACGATATATAATTATACGAACACGTGCTAAAATGTTAAGCAAGTGTACAATAAACAATGAGTATGAGACTGTAAGCACGAGGTCTACATTAGTACCTACACTATCTATATAACATGACCTGAGTATATGTACGAGTACAAACCATGTAATGTGATTAAGACTACACGCAGTTATGCTAGAGTGAGATTACGCAATACCTACAAGTCTGCGTATTATTGACAGTTAGCACAATACATACCAGCATTTCCATTGTAATCACTCAATGACAGTCGGTATTTGTCTCCCTCGTTACTGATTCTGAAAGACGAATAACGGCTGTGGTATGTTGATCCTTCCGTGTTTGTCTTTTCTACTATAAGTTGGTAGTTTATGTTTGGTTGCTTTGTCAAACTGTATATTTTGTCGTTGCCAATCCAGTGGTCTCCTGTGGGAATTCCAAAACCGTTTTTGTACTCATTCCAGTTTCGATAAAAGTTGACGGAGCTACCTGTACGTCGTTGTAAAATCTAGAATGAGAATCAAAGAGTTTATCGATTGGATGTgagtaatatatgaaatatttcatttgtacTACAATAATTTAGATAAATTgattggtgaaggtcaatatCCGATTGGATTAAAGTGATAGGAAAATGGAtcaatttaatgaaataatttaaatgttagTCTAAGAAGTCCTGTTATATGAGAAAATACACATTTAACATGGTAAAGTTCTGTTTTTTTAATAGTTAAAACTTACTGTCCAACCACCACTAGACATTTCACAATAAACTTCAAAACCAGAGCTTTCAGCGGGATAAATAGTATATTTCCCGTTATTTCTTCTGTTTGCTGCGTAAAGATCAGAACAGTCTATCGGTCCACTGCGGGTACATGTAAGACCATCGCCTTCGAACCATTCGTTACAGTAACATCTACGGACATCATTCCGCTCCTCGCAGGTTGCGTCTGCGCTACAACTGTAACTCTCACTTGTAAGTACGTTACTGTTGCAAGTTATCCGTAAGGAACAATCAGAATTAATGTATGATTCACCTTCCTGGAAAAGATAAATGTTAAACGACATTTTCTAGTGAAAGTAAAATCAATGTTCATTCGGTTCAACGCTTGGTATTGCTCTCTGAGTACAACTGAATTTCTACTATTAAATGGTCGTGTGCGTTTTAACTATGTTAGGTAAAGTTCATCATTCTGGATGTAATTGCTTTGGATGCCTTGTATTTTGCTAGGTCTCAATTAGAAGACTTTTGCAAGAACATGTAAAACCGAAATGGAAGTGAAAatcaatatcatcaataatcatgataattaatatcagataaaataaaaagtaaggTCAATCAATTCAAATCCAAGATTTTATGTTGTAGTGTACTTTTCATGTAAAATTGTAGACTTGTGAACGGCATCAAATAAACTTACTGCTAATACGAGGCCTTCCCCCTTGAACGTAACAGCCACATTGTTCTTGAGGTATGCAGCTATTTCCAAGAATCATGTGGTTTTCTGGACAAAGACATCTCTCTGGATCCGCTGGATTCGGTATGACACAATCATTTGGATTCTCACAAGTCCTTTCACATGTATTGTCATAATTATCCTTGTTGGATGAGCACCAGGTAATGGGTAAATCTGGGAAAATTGAAACCACCACAAGTTAATCTTAGCTTGAAGTGTTAACTCACTGTTATGACATTAATTTATTAGCGAATCGTGTTACCATTGTAATGCTATGGGCGCTCGGAACATTTACTGATTGTTAAAATAGGATCAAATCTAAGCCGGATTTTGTATTGTTAAGGCTCATTCAACTGATACTCATTTATGTCAcacatacaaaataatattacattatCAAGTATTCGACTATGGGAATCAataaatatagttgtgtatGATAGTTATTTCCTCCATTGAAACCTTTTTTAAGCATTCTTCAATTTCCGTTTTGAGTACAAAGATatggaaaaaataatttaataaaagtcTAACCTGTTATTCCTTCGACAACACCAAGACTTGTTATAGAATAATTCCCCCATTCATCGGCGATGCAAAAGTTGTCGTATGTCAAGTTATATGACTGGCCTGCATAATTCTCTAGCTCGATGCGCAGCTGGTACCTCTTTTGGTTTATCAAGTGAGATAACTTTTCATTACCAATCAGAAATTCACTGCCTAAGAAACCAATTCCGTTTTTGTATTCGTCCCAGGTTCGATTAAAGCCGATGGATCCATCAACACGTCGTTGTATGACCTGAAGAATTCAAAAGATACGTAGACAACTAACGGATAAATTGTATTATCTTATGAACTAAACCTTATAGCCAAAAGTTGCGGCTCACATCAAGAAATACGAGTAAGATAGAACACATCTGTGATGTTGCGTTATATCTTATCTTTATACATATCAAGATCACTACCATGGGTGTGCACATACAATAAGTTGTCTAATCGTATTAAAATTCAATGTAATTACTCTGGGAGTTTTGTTTCCGATATTAGGCTTCAAATATTCATACATCGAACAAGGTATATCATCCGACACACTGTACATTTAAAATGGACTGAAAATGCCAATGTGTTCTACAAAGTGTGTCTTGTAGAGTAACGTCTGAGATTGTAAGTGTTCACatcttgaaatatattacttactGTCCAACCTCCAGATGTAGTGTTATGATCACAGTATGTCTGAAATGGTTCCGGGTACTGGTCAGGTTTAATCAGGTATACACCGGATTTGGCGTTGGTAGAAGAGCATTGGTTAAGTACTTCATGACAATCCCTTGGATACTCCGGAGTTTGGAATAGAAAATACTGCAAATCTAGCACCAAGATAATGTAAAGAACAAGATGAGAACAAATCGTAAAGCTGTTGCAGATAGATTCCCATATGTAAACTTTTGATTTCAagacaaatataatatatatgctaCATTGCAATAGATTTGTTTAAACTACACAGTTAACATGACGTGGTAAACTACCAAAAGAAAATGTATTCAATCATTTTCGGCTAATATTCATGGAGGCTAATATAAGCAAGTATatctttttgaaataaaaatctAACGCAAAGAACTACCGTGATCACCATGGTCACAGAAGCAAGCATGATTAGTAATAGCTTTCCTCACCATGAGGGTATGCTTTGGACCTATTTTCACCTTATAACAATCTAACGTTCATCAGCACCGACCTGAGATTTGAAAGTGCTCAATTATTGAACGAGTCTGCAGTATACAAGATATAAACAAAGTGTGTGTTTTATCCCTTCTGTTACTATTACTtgccatttagcctctgaagaagatcctgctaggatcgaaggGTCAGGCCAACTAACTTTGCACAAATGACtaacaagtatatatacatataatcgGAACTTCTCAATTGCTTGAAATAAACATTGACTAATGACTtgtatttctttcagttttattatCGCTGAG
This window of the Apostichopus japonicus isolate 1M-3 chromosome 9, ASM3797524v1, whole genome shotgun sequence genome carries:
- the LOC139974269 gene encoding ficolin-1-like isoform X1, which codes for MSSGGWTILQRRTGSSVNFYRNWNEYKNGFGIPTGDHWIGNDKIYSLTKQPNINYQLIVEKTNTEGSTYHSRYSSFRISNEGDKYRLSLSDYNGNAGNNAMGANSGHRFSTHDQDNDGSSTFDCAEKHRGGWWYPDDSNTGSTSNCYSFSNRIATGGYEYSDCGCYEYCTYYCYYYYYYCYDDRRIHKCTDCYGCSGSDNYRCCKNKNPAYETTFYSCGYSNFNGDYSHNDYRGIFWKNLHGSDCGITTTTMKIRSVQ
- the LOC139974269 gene encoding fibrinogen-like protein A isoform X2, which codes for MAELRRKYIFVFAVLLLLNLNGFRISSSTRVNDSNLQYFLFQTPEYPRDCHEVLNQCSSTNAKSGVYLIKPDQYPEPFQTYCDHNTTSGGWTVIQRRVDGSIGFNRTWDEYKNGIGFLGSEFLIGNEKLSHLINQKRYQLRIELENYAGQSYNLTYDNFCIADEWGNYSITSLGVVEGITDLPITWCSSNKDNYDNTCERTCENPNDCVIPNPADPERCLCPENHMILGNSCIPQEQCGCYVQGGRPRISRR